The Gemmatimonadota bacterium genome includes the window GTTCTCGCACAATGGCATTGCTATCACCCGATGCGCCAGAACTGGTCGCGTCGGCTGCATCCATCATGACGACGGTTCCAGAATCGACTTCTGCAGCGAGCCGGACGCTTTCTTCGAGACCCGTCAGAGGCACCTGCATCTTTTCGTGATGCTTCCAGAACCGGTTTGCCAGATCCACCGCGTATTGCATGGCGGCGGCTTCATCGCCATCCATGACAACGATGCTATTTGTTCGAAGCTCCGGAACATCGGTGAACGGGTTTCCCCACATCACGCCCGCAGAAAGACCCGCTTCGCTGGCTTCGATCTGCTTCGCCAGTTGAATACATTCTCGAATCGCCCCGGTCTCAGTGATCATTTCATCGCCACGCACCAGCGCCGGGATCTTGACCCTTGCAGTCACGGGACGGATGTTTCCATCCAGCATCCTAGTCAACAGGAAGGCCGCGCGCTTTCCTGTTTCGACGAAGTCTATATGCGGATAGGTGTGGTA containing:
- a CDS encoding M81 family metallopeptidase, with the protein product MDRVIIAECKQEVSTFNPVPSQYGDFRIVRGPDMLDFHRGVGHEVGGALSVLDREEALLLVPTYGACANTSGGVLSKDGFDRLSDEFLESIRDAGEVDGAYFSLHGAMQAEGENDPEGYLLQEARRILGDQIPIVVSLDLHGILTDRMLEHCDAVVTYHTYPHIDFVETGKRAAFLLTRMLDGNIRPVTARVKIPALVRGDEMITETGAIRECIQLAKQIEASEAGLSAGVMWGNPFTDVPELRTNSIVVMDGDEAAAMQYAVDLANRFWKHHEKMQVPLTGLEESVRLAAEVDSGTVVMMDAADATSSGASGDSNAIVRE